In Lolium perenne isolate Kyuss_39 chromosome 5, Kyuss_2.0, whole genome shotgun sequence, the sequence atcACCTAGTCTGCGCTGCAAccggatatctcaccatgctgttGGCGGATTCATCTACCTACTGGGAAATAGATAAATCGAAGGAGCAAGAAACGAACCTGCTGACATTGGACCTGATACAAATCAATGGAATCGACCTACCATCTCATATCTACACGACAGTATATAACACAAGAACCTCCATATATTTATATCCCAAAATGATAAACACAAACACATACACTGTGGGGTACACCAATATCCCTAAACTCCAGCCCTAGGCATCAACGTTATTCTCTTTCAACTGCACTTGGGGCCCCGCTCGCGTCTTGATCGGTTTTAACTTAGACGCCATGCTCTCAGGCGATACACACAAGGGGCTGCTGTTGAGCTCGGTCAACATCGCATGAGGTTTGCACCTCCATTACAAGCCCGCATCCCTAAACCTTCAACATATGTGAAAACATGTACACGACCTATTACACGCTCCATATATTTTTCCTGCAAAAAGAATGCATGGCTCAATACAAGTTTTCATTAATAAGCAATATAGATCCAATATATGGTATGAACAAACAACTGCTCTCATTAGTAAGCAAACCCATAGTGGGGCCCAATTAAGCCCATGACAGAACCTAATATGGAAGTGCAAATTCGACAGCAAAGTAATATCCAAATCTTTTGAGCTTGATCAAGTTATGCGCGAGACTGCATATATGGAACATGGGGGCATGTGAACCCATTTTTTGAAAAGTTCCATTTGTGATGTCAAAATATGTTTtaaaaatcaaaacacaaaatgatttcccagatgatctcaaatatgtgccctggacatgagtttcgtgacgaaaaaatcttttattttgtctcggcaaaaaagtgaaattttgcagggctatataacagtatatatgtgacgtattttgtcttttttagattctgaaataaaaaagtggtttctccgcgaaaactttctacgcacacatggaacatgcgtacgtacccagatatttttatttcagaattttttaacatttggaaaatgcatctaaaggtataaacgatgccccccatagggggcctcacAGCGATTTGAGAACGTACACCGTCCGATTTTTCCAGAGGCTGGCCAAAATTCGATCTCAACCGTTGTTTCTTGGACGTGGAGTGGTTGGCTGCAGACCTCGAGCGGTTTTTACCATTGGTCCCTAGTGCTAGACAAAGCGATGCAATGGCCATGGTATACCCGCGTCTGTGTGCGCATGGGTCCCATGTTCGAACGGGCCCGCACATCAGTGGCTGGGGCTCTTCTTTGCGTTGCGCTCGCGTCGCGCCGGCCGCGGAAAATATCTTCTCCGCGCGGGTAGATAGCGGGGTAGTTTTGTCCTTTCAGTCGATGGTCAGTGCGGGCGGCTCCGTGGCTCGTCCTCCCCAATCCCCTCCCGAGGGCTGCTCCTCTCCAATCGCCCCTGCCTCCTGCCCCACCGTCCCTTTCGTCGCCGccatgagcaggagcaggagcagcaccTTGTCGCCGTCGCTGGGAGCAGCGCCTCGCGCCGTTGATGTCGCCGTCGGCCCAGGGAGCGGCGCCTCGCGCCGTTGATGTCGTCGTCGCTGGAGCAGCGCCGCCTCGGCGTCGCTGGCGCTGGGAGCAGCACCACCTCTCGTCCTCGACACCAGCGCCACGCTGCCGGATCCGGACGACGAGGCCGCCATGTGggacgccatcgccgccgccgtcccGGGCAAGACGCCCGAGGATGTCCGGCGCCACTACGAGCTGCTCGTTGAGGACGTCGACGGCATCGAGGCCGGCCGCGTGCCGCTGCTCGTCTACGCCGGTGACGCCGGGCCCGACGACGGCGGGGGCTCCGGGGGCGGGGGCGGGAAGAAGGGCTCGGGCGTCGACAAGGGCTCGTCCAAGTCCGCCGAGCAGGAGCACCGGAAGGGGATCGCCTGGACCGAGGACGAGCACAGGTTCGCTCCTGCCCTTTTCCTTTCCGTTGACCGAATTTTGCGGGGAACGCTGATGCTGTACATAGATGCTTGATTGACCTGCTCTGTCGGAAATTCCGATTGGTTAATTGATCCGTGCATTGGAAATTCGATGCTTGCGTAGTTTACCTGCTCTCGTGGTGTGATTGCACCGGCGCTCGGAGTCAGTGGTGCTCTTCCTTTGTGTGCCCCTTCGTGTATTGGGAGATTAGGCTATGTTCTGTACGAGATTTTCTTGCTCTGACAGAGGAGCAAACATAGTTGCGCTTAGGGTATGGCTGACCCAGGAGCTAAAAGGTCAGGATTGCCTGATTGGGGATTCTGCTGATCAACTCGTGTACTGGTCGTAATTCTTCGATTGATTGGAAATTTGCTCTTTAGATGCCCATGCGCCTCGGCGACGGAGCCGAGCGCGTGCCTGAAGACAGCGGCGGCGAGCGCCGCGCCTGGGCGATGGCGGCGACTGCGGTGGCGAGCGCGCGTCTGGAGATGGCGGCGGCGAAGGGGTGCCTGGCGACGACGGCAGCGCCTCTCCTCCAATCCCCGCGTTAGTCCTCTCTCCCCAATAACCACTCCTCGGCTGTCCCCGTCTCCACCCCTCCTTCTCCTTGCGCGTGCGGCGGCCGCCGGCTCCATCCCCGCAGCCAGCCTTCTCTCCCTCCACACGTCCCTCTACGGAACCGCCGGCGCGGCCGATCTCCGGCAGGCCGCTTCCGGGGCAAGGGCGGCGCGACCGTCCCCGCAGGGGACAGGCATGGGAGGGAAGCGCGGGCGACCTCCACAGGTCCTCGAGCGCGCGGTGGATCCGCGAGGGAGATGGACCGGGGAAGAAGGCAGTGGGGCTGTGGTGGGCGTGTAGCGGCAAGGACAGGGTCGGCCGGCGAGCTGCAAGGCGACGGAGGAGGCAGAGAATAAGAAACGGCAGCTGCCATAGCACAGTTTCTCTCTCTCTGTGGTTGTGCAAGgacttcaaaaaaaaaagaatggtACAACGATGACTTGCATATGAGTTTCCATCGGGGCAGAGGTACGAGTGGAGGCAGACTCTTCCTGTTTGATTTTGCTCCCAAAACATTTCATATAGTATATGATCCGATCGATTGCATAAGACCCGCGGTAGCAATAGAACGGGGAAAGTATACAGAAAAGACAGTTCTTTTCAATTTTGATTATCTATATATTAGTATTAGTTAGTAGTATTAGTTGAGCATCTTATCCCATCTTAAAGTTGGTTTATTCGGCATCAGCGAATGCTACTCATTATAGGAATTTCGACAAAGCAAATTTATTCATTACTAAAGCCGAAGTCAGTAGGAGTACTATTATGAAAAAATTCAGACCTCGGGCTCGAGGACGTAGTTTCCCCATAAAAAAAAACATGTGTCATATAACAGTTATACTAAATATAGTAAAGAAATATAGCGTGTGCAAGATCCAGTTTTTTCCTTTGCGTACAACGTGTTTGACTAAAATCCTACATAAAAGTAATGTATGTAAGATCTATATTCCATCTAGCTAGCTGTTCGTAGTTTTGCAATTAAGGTGGGCATGGATGTTTTATACATCTTGTGTTCCCTTTTAGGTGTGCATCTCTTCCTAACCGGTTATATCCTGTTTGTGCTAGGATTTGTAGTGTCTCCATGATATACACACAAGATAAAGGTTATTTTAATGAGCCATATTTTGTTTGGTTAATTTCTCAAGTGATTGAACTGTGTGTTCATTTATGTTCATGAAGTCCTTAATATTTCGCGATGCTGCTTGATGCATCTGGTTGCATGATTAAGCTTATCAGTAACATTTTTTTGATTGCAAAGAAGAAGGAAAATGATCACTAGAAGGCTTAAATCATTCAGGTTCCTCCTTCCCAGGTTCTCTGATTCTCTCTCAAGATCCCATCTTGCTGCATAATCTCTGGAAAGAAGATCACAACGGTGGCTTGCCCGGTAACAGACTCGAGCAAAGACTTAGATTGAGCTCTTAACTTGGTGGATTTACTTAATGCACTAACACTACACCTGTATGTGTTATCTAGAGTTTCACCTCTAAGCTTTGAACTTGAAGCTGCATTGAAGTTGGCTAGATATTTGTGCAGGTGAGTTTTCCCAACCCATGGGTGTATCGCCAGTTCCCCTTTTCCATAATTTTTCAGTTAATTATATGGAATGAGCAGCCTGATATCTCTGTTAATGTTTGTCTGTCTTTTTAGTAAAACATAATTAGTTGACTGGAATTAAGTATAAGCTGCAAACAATAATTTTGAATGAGGAATACCATGCTTAGGATGAAGCTATTGATTAAAGTATTATGTATTTCTTTATCAATTGACAAGGAAGTATCAGATTTATTAATGGGCATTGTAGATGGTGCTAAGGCTCTAATCGATGCCAGTGACCGATTGATACTGTATATAATTATCAACACCTATGTTCCAATGCATATGGTTGTTCAGTTTCTATTACTTCCGTCATGTACTGTTTTTAATTTTGATTTGTGAGATTCAATTTAGGTTGTAATTTTTAGTGGACCAGTAGAGGTTTCGATTTATGGTTACAAAACCTAGGATTAGTTATATGAAGTTATGTTTCTTTATATGCTAGCCCATGGTTGTTCCCAAGACGTGCTCCTAACTTGCTACTGATAAGAACAAATGTTCCATCTTCATATTTTCGCTTTCTGCAGTGTAAATTATTTTTGATTATGGTTGCCTTTTTCTCAGAAAATTGATGAGCAACCAGAGTCGCTTTGGTGGTCTGAATGTCTGATAATGGATATGAACTTCAGTTGAAGCCTGGTTGACTATGCTCGACCTAGCAGGGAGGTTAGCTCCGTGTCTATTTGGTTGATCTCGTGCAGGAAGCGATCCACTTTTTTTCATCGGTTCCAGGCCAGAAACTACCATAGGATTAACTAATTTATGTGGGTGCATTTTAGGAGGAACCCATGGCGTGATGGAAGATGAGGATCCGAAATTGCAGAGATGATGTCTCAAGGAATGAGCACTATTTTTGGTTATCAGGCTAATTGATCTTTGGTTATTGCTAATTTTTGGTGTAGCAAATCATGCTTCTCCGTACAAGTTGGTAGAGGCATGAAGGCAAAACAACAAAAGGAAATGGTATGTTCTCAGGATATGGTGTAGCAAATCATGcttctactgatgcaagaaataaCTATTTGATTACTAAACTAGGTGGGTTTTTTTACTGGCATTCTTTCCCAGGCATGTTTCTAGAAAGAAAAGCAAGATGCAAATCTGTTTGTATAGCTTGGCTTATATAGATATGAGACTATTTGTGCTGCTATTTATTTTCTTACAGAAGTCCGACTCCTTATATAGGAAAAATCTGTTTGAAGTATCATCTGATGTAGGATTTTTTTGTTAGTCTCGGTAAAGTATTATGTTTGTGCTTCTTTCCATACTTGCAGTAGGTGTGTAAATATTTTGTCCAAATGGCTTTCTTCATGTTATAGCTGATAACTTTGTTTTTAAATTCAGGCCCCTGGTGTGATATTTGGTCATGTTCTAGACCAGAGTATCTTTATATTAATTCAAAGACGGACAATTGACGTAGAAATGACATGTTAGTCCAATCTCGAAGGCTGCGGTACTCTTCTTTATAGTAGGCCTGTGGCTCTCCTTTTTCCCCTGTGAATTCTATGCTGAGTGATATAAGCCTCTCAATTTTCCAATTTTTCATGTGTTCTTTACTGGTTTGTCTTGATGGAATTCTGTCCAATCAAATAATTCATGGTTGGCACTATTAAAAACTGTCACCTATTTGGAAATTTAAATTATTCCTAGATCAAAATTTGCTAGAAGGTTCTGTAATAATTAATTGCTTTTGATTTGTTCTTGCACTTCTTTCCTACCTAAGCAGCTGACATTAGTATTTTTATGGTGTCAATCTCATGTGtagctcatattttccaaaaccgGACTGCAAATAGCCAATTATCTTTAAAAAACACAatacatgatttaatctatcatgtTTTGCCGCCTGGCCCATAAGGATCATGGCATCACTGGCTGGATATATTCACTCAAAAAGTGCAGTGACCAACCTATTCTGTCATTTCTTATACCATTTGATGTACATTATGTAATGTCATTTCAAATACTATAACCTGTGCTTCCCCTGTATATCTATTATAGAAACCTGAGTTGAATCTTTATGCAGGTTGCAGAGAACGAGTTATGTTGATATACGAAATCTGGGGCATTGGCTTATCGTGGCACCTTTAACCACATATTCTTCTTATCTTTTCAGTTCTTTTAGGTACGATCATCTCTACTTGATCATTTCTGCAGAATGGTTGTTGTTTTCTCAACTTGCAGACCATCGGTATGATATTTGTTGGATACCATATGGGCAACCAGTATAAGCATGTTTCTGTCCAGTACATTAGTAATTCGAGTTCTCTTATTTGTTTTCTGTTCTGTGTGTGTTATGCAAAAGTTGTCTGACAAATGTCAAACCTCCGTCCGGGCCGACCGCCTCTTGTACGTCCCCGCGCGACACCCACGCCGGCCTCCTCCTGCACGTCCTGTGCTATTCAGGTTagacgtcttcctctgcatcttgACCTGTCTGCATATGAACAGAAATCTGTTGCAGCATTAATATGTACCGATGGATATGGATGGCTTCAAGCCATTGCGTGCAACAACGATTAATCAGGAGAAGACTTGTAACTAAACCATTCCTTGAAGATCTATAAACAGTGTCCCATTCCAATGAATGAAATACTCGCTACTCAGCCTTCTGGCGTGCGATGTGGCCTGAAAATAATACCCGGTTGTTCCCTTTTTTACAAGTTTAGTACGTTTGAGTAGTTCACATGCCAACATGAAACAGCATGTATTTGCATATGCCTCATTGATTTCCGAATTTCACATTTTCAGTTAATGTGATGATCTATATATTAACATATCTTTGGTAAGACCTGAACAACAGataaataagaggtgaaatataTATTTTTTAAACTTGGTTTCTTGCCTATAGATGCTCACGTATTGACAATTATTGTTTTTTGTTACTAAAAATTGGTTGCAGTGTTCAAACAAAGAATTATGAGTGCTGCATTGCAATATGGTGCTTGATCTGAATAGTAATATTCAAAAATGTTGTTCCATAAAAATGGTGCAATATGTAGCAGCAAAGAACTTGATTTGTTTCCCCCTTGATTGTTTATCATGAAATAGTTTTTTGTCTTCACCTGGTTGTTCCTATTTCTGTTGTGTAATAGCATACCCATTTATGCGCAATAGGTGAGATGCTATTTATTTGTAACTTCGAAAACAGTGAGTACTACCCATAATCACTTCAACTTTTATCTAAGAAAAAGCATAGGAACGGGAGAGGATTGAACATGTCATTTTTGTTTAATTTAATGGCATATTAAACTTGATGCGCATGTCACGAGTTATAGCAGAGAATGCACACTCGGGATGATTGTGAGATCGCTGGGATAGCAAGAGCCATGAAGGAACTGAACTTGTAGCTTAATTCAGAAATATTTTTGGCAGGATCCCCATATTTGTATGGAGGGATCTATGAAAGTTCTTTTGCAATGTATTATTATGGTCAAAGCTGCTCTTTGTTGTGAAGTTGAGCTCTGTACAATGTTGGTGGTTCTTTTCATATGATGCATGCCACACGTCTGCTATTCATATTGGGTCCCAAAACCAGTGTTCAGATCATAAGTACTTTTCTCATTGTTAGAACTATTTATTTCGCTTTTCTTCGAGGTATTTACCAACTCTATGTACACGAGGGTGCTCAATTTTTTGGAGGAACTTTCAAACATATTCTATTCCATTCATGTTTATTTGATGGGCATTCATATATGTTGATTAAAGATAGCTGGAATGAGTTTAGGTGTAGTAAAATCCATATATTATTTTATAATTGGTTATATCAatactatatggcttatatcaaggaatggagggagtatgttgCACTATTGCCATCACGTCTTATCAGTTCCTGACTGATGCTGGTAGTACTTTTCATTTTTGGTTATTACAAGCAGAAAAGCTAAAAGTTGTCTTATTCTTGCTATGGGTAACCAATTGTGGTTATAGCCATGGTGGAGATGAGATCCACAGTGTATCCGTATTTTGTTTTTTTGAACATACTGTATAATTATGGATTCTCTTTATTTCTCTCATGCTGTCATGTATCTCAAACACATAGATCACATAATATATCAACGTCCACTTAAATATACAAGATTAGAAGTTTGGTTGTGTAAGTAGCCGGACAAATAAACATATGGTTTGTTAGCTGAAGAAATGCTCATCTTttataaatttaaatttaaatgctTCATGTTCTTTTTCTCGTGCCAATGCTTACGAAATGTAAGCGAGAATAGGGTCTATTGACAAGTGCAGCATGCAGCAAAGATATAGAACGAATATGGCATTATTTAGCATATCTAAGAATTTCCCAGGCAGCTATATCTTGGTCTGAAAAACATGTTTATTACTGTACATTAAATTTCTGTTGTACATGTTAGTTTCACCCATTATTTATTGCCAGGTTATCCCAACCATAATCTTGATCTTTCTGCAGGTATTAGGCTGTTTATTGAAATATCACCACACTCCAGTACCAGTGGATTCCCACAAATCTTGCAGGTTCAGGGGCAGGCCACACCAACGGCAGAAGCGAGAGCTCAGAAATTGTTTGGTATCCATCATCAACCTTTGCACCTATTCGTGATATATGCGGCTTTGCTAGATGTACCTTCATCCATGGTAGGCCTCACCATAGGTGGTCTGCTTTTATTTCAGCCAGTTGTGCACCATGTACTATCTTCACAGAAGGTTGAAAATTCACATCGAATTTAAGTATCTTTGCTAATTTGAAAAGAAGTTCACAAATATATTTATTTAGCTTGAAATTTGGGGATCTTCGGAGAAAATATTTAACATCAACAAGTATCTTTTAGAATTCATTTGTGCAGAGAGCTTTGTTCCATGATTTTGTTCAGGTCGTGGCTTTAGAGATAGTTACTTATCCAGTAGACATGGTCTTTTGGTTTACTTGCGCTTCGTATACTTATCGTCTGCCTGGATGTCATGTTAGGTTCTTCCAACTGTGGTTGATGATCCGTAGGAGCTACCGGCATCATCTGATACATCTGGAATAAATAAGAGGTAACCTCTCTTTCTATGTGTGCATGCAGCCTATCGATACCTGCCTGGCTGATGCTTCTATGTATCCCTTTGCTCACTAAGGTTCTGTTTAAAATCCTTTCAGCTGTAGAAAGTACAGAATGATGATACTTAAAGAGTAAGAAGAAAATACCTAAACTACTGTCTTCCTATGGTAGCACCATCAGTTATACAGTTTAAGAGTTGTGCATTTCTAGGAGATGTCAGGCATCGCTGGATTTATCAGTGGAAGATGTCGTGGTGGCGTGGTCCATCACTCCCGCCACCGTTCGGCGAGGCACCATGGATCCTTCTTTTTAATCCAATCTTACTAGCCTATTTGGTATTGCCGCCTCTGTAGAGATGCGTCGTTCTGAGGTGAGCCCCTGTTTCATTCGATGCTCCTTGCATTGATTTTCTTAGTGTGTGCCTGTGATTTTATTTATGATGAAATGCTGGACATAGCCTTGTGAGATCTTTGCATACATGTGGTTGCCCTGGACACAAATAAAAGCCATTTGTGGGACATGTGGTAGTAATGCATGCAGTAGGAAAAAATAGTTAGAATGAATATGTAGAAGGTCCATATTGAACACACGCACATGTTCATCTATATGCACCATATGGGCTCAGTATGGCAATTCAGATTCAAGTGTCCAATATTTGCGCCTCTCTTACTGCCTAATAGTAATTTTGTTTTCTCAAACACACGCTTAAACACACGCCAAAGCGTGTGTATTTGTGTATTAGAAGAAAACTGCAGAAAAAGTGGGTGGTACACCAGCATAGACAAGCTACAaaaaaattaaaggctaagaagagaaagaaagaagaagcTAGAAAGAAATACATACCATTTGTTAGCCTGGGAGGGCCCTGACTGCCGCGTCATCAGGTGGCCTGGAATGCGGAGGTAGGCTAGGAAGTGCTTTTGCCCCAGCAAGCATCCACATCTTTGCTTCTTCCAGAATATAAATGACCAAGTCTTCTCTATTGGGATTGATATTCTTAAAGATCACATTATTCCTTGCTTTCCAAAGCCTCCAAAACGGTTAGCAGAATTAGATATTTAacacctttttttttttgcattccaGGGCTGGCATTATCTACGGCAGTAGCGAACCAACGTTGAAGCTCTCATGGGCGCAAGGCATATAACCAAGCAGGTTAAGTCTGGACAGAATGTCATGCCATATCTGTTTAGAGAAGGAACATTGAGTGAGCAAATGGGGTATAGACTCAACCTCCTGATCACATAAAGCGCGGGTGTCATTATCATTCAAGTCATGGCGTTTGCGCCTTTCTACTGTCCAACATCGGTCAAGCGAGGCGTGCCAAGCAAATACTTTGCATTTGAGAGGGCTCCAACATTCCTAGATTGAGTTGTGATGAGGAGAGAATATGGAGCCTTCAAAAAATGCTTTGTAAGCAGATTTAGCA encodes:
- the LOC127301609 gene encoding transcription factor SRM1-like isoform X3; amino-acid sequence: MWDAIAAAVPGKTPEDVRRHYELLVEDVDGIEAGRVPLLVYAGDAGPDDGGGSGGGGGKKGSGVDKGSSKSAEQEHRKGIAWTEDEHSLPALVV
- the LOC127301609 gene encoding uncharacterized protein isoform X1 yields the protein MLVQSRRLRLQRTSYVDIRNLGHWLIVAPLTTYSSYLFSSFRYDHLYLIISAEWLLFSQLADHRCLTNVKPPSGPTASCTSPRDTHAGLLLHVLCYSGIRLFIEISPHSSTSGFPQILQVQGQATPTAEARAQKLFGIHHQPLHLFVIYAALLDVPSSMVLPTVVDDP
- the LOC127301609 gene encoding uncharacterized protein isoform X2, which encodes MLVQSRRLRLQRTSYVDIRNLGHWLIVAPLTTYSSYLFSSFRYDHLYLIISAEWLLFSQLADHRCLTNVKPPSGPTASCTSPRDTHAGLLLHVLCYSGSGAGHTNGRSESSEIVWFFQLWLMIRRSYRHHLIHLE